The following proteins come from a genomic window of Triticum aestivum cultivar Chinese Spring chromosome 6A, IWGSC CS RefSeq v2.1, whole genome shotgun sequence:
- the LOC123132506 gene encoding zinc finger protein CONSTANS-LIKE 5 isoform X1 → MELQGLGRYWGVGGRRCGSCRGSPAAVHCRTCDGGSGDGAYLCAGCGEGHARAGHERVWVCEVCELAPAAVTCKADAAALCAACDADIHHANPLARRHERVPVQPIGSSSPEGQEQEQDAFVMSFGGSVDGEKQQNPVVNLNDALEAGAGGKENVKLDFLFADMMDPFFGSELPRFPHADSVVPSGGAVELDFGGVAAPVVVSNPSYSSYTAASLGGSQGSSSEVGLVPDAICGRGGGIIELDFAQSKAAYLPYTPTPSHSTVSSVDVGSVPERSDSAVAAATPATGEGREARLMRYREKRKNRRFEKTIRYASRKAYAESRPRVKGRFAKRADDADTDAVAAATITTPGPCVLDFGSYGVVPTF, encoded by the exons ATGGAGCTGCAGGGGCTGGGGAGGTACTGGGGCGTGGGCGGCAGGAGGTGCGGGTCGTGCCGGGGGTCGCCGGCGGCGGTGCACTGCCGGACGTGCGATGGGGGCAGTGGGGACGGGGCGTACCTGTGCGCGGGCTGTGGCGAGGGGCACGCGCGGGCGGGGCACGAGAGGGTGTGGGTCTGCGAGGTGTGCGAGCTCGCGCCGGCCGCGGTCACCTGCAAGGCCGACGCCGCCGCGCTCTGCGCCGCCTGCGACGCCGACATCCACCACGCCAACCCGCTCGCGCGCCGCCACGAGCGCGTCCCCGTGCAGCCCATCGGGTCCTCGTCACCCGAGgggcaggagcaggagcaggatgCGTTCGTGATGTCGTTCGGCGGCTCGGTCGACGGGGAGAAGCAGCAGAACCCCGTGGTGAACCTGAACGACGCTCTGGAGGCCGGCGCCGGCGGGAAGGAGAACGTGAAGCTGGACTTCCTGTTCGCGGACATGATGGACCCTTTCTTCGGCTCCGAGCTCCCGCGCTTCCCGCACGCCGACAGCGTTGTCcccagcggcggcgcggtggagctgGACTTCGGtggcgtcgccgcccccgtcgtcgtCTCCAACCCGTCCTACAGCTCCTACACGGCGGCGTCGCTCGGTGGAAGT CAGGGCTCGTCGTCGGAGGTCGGCTTGGTGCCGGACGCGATCTGTGGCCGAGGCGGCGGCATCATCGAGCTGGACTTCGCACAGTCCAAGGCCGCGTACCTGCCCTACACCCCCACACCAAGCCACAGTACC GTCTCCTCGGTGGATGTTGGGTCGGTGCCGGAGCGGAGCGACAGCGCCGTCGCGGCGGCgacgccggcgacgggggaggggagggaggcgcgtCTGATGCGGTACCGCGAGAAGCGCAAGAACCGGCGGTTCGAGAAGACCATCCGGTACGCGTCCCGGAAGGCCTACGCCGAGAGCAGGCCGCGCGTCAAGGGCCGCTTCGCCAAGCGCGCCGACGACGCGGACACCGACGCCGTCGCGGCGGCCACGATCACCACGCCGGGGCCATGCGTGCTCGACTTCGGCAGCTACGGCGTCGTGCCCACCTTCTGA
- the LOC123132506 gene encoding zinc finger protein CONSTANS-LIKE 5 isoform X2: MELQGLGRYWGVGGRRCGSCRGSPAAVHCRTCDGGSGDGAYLCAGCGEGHARAGHERVWVCEVCELAPAAVTCKADAAALCAACDADIHHANPLARRHERVPVQPIGSSSPEGQEQEQDAFVMSFGGSVDGEKQQNPVVNLNDALEAGAGGKENVKLDFLFADMMDPFFGSELPRFPHADSVVPSGGAVELDFGGVAAPVVVSNPSYSSYTAASLGGSGSSSEVGLVPDAICGRGGGIIELDFAQSKAAYLPYTPTPSHSTVSSVDVGSVPERSDSAVAAATPATGEGREARLMRYREKRKNRRFEKTIRYASRKAYAESRPRVKGRFAKRADDADTDAVAAATITTPGPCVLDFGSYGVVPTF, translated from the exons ATGGAGCTGCAGGGGCTGGGGAGGTACTGGGGCGTGGGCGGCAGGAGGTGCGGGTCGTGCCGGGGGTCGCCGGCGGCGGTGCACTGCCGGACGTGCGATGGGGGCAGTGGGGACGGGGCGTACCTGTGCGCGGGCTGTGGCGAGGGGCACGCGCGGGCGGGGCACGAGAGGGTGTGGGTCTGCGAGGTGTGCGAGCTCGCGCCGGCCGCGGTCACCTGCAAGGCCGACGCCGCCGCGCTCTGCGCCGCCTGCGACGCCGACATCCACCACGCCAACCCGCTCGCGCGCCGCCACGAGCGCGTCCCCGTGCAGCCCATCGGGTCCTCGTCACCCGAGgggcaggagcaggagcaggatgCGTTCGTGATGTCGTTCGGCGGCTCGGTCGACGGGGAGAAGCAGCAGAACCCCGTGGTGAACCTGAACGACGCTCTGGAGGCCGGCGCCGGCGGGAAGGAGAACGTGAAGCTGGACTTCCTGTTCGCGGACATGATGGACCCTTTCTTCGGCTCCGAGCTCCCGCGCTTCCCGCACGCCGACAGCGTTGTCcccagcggcggcgcggtggagctgGACTTCGGtggcgtcgccgcccccgtcgtcgtCTCCAACCCGTCCTACAGCTCCTACACGGCGGCGTCGCTCGGTGGAAGT GGCTCGTCGTCGGAGGTCGGCTTGGTGCCGGACGCGATCTGTGGCCGAGGCGGCGGCATCATCGAGCTGGACTTCGCACAGTCCAAGGCCGCGTACCTGCCCTACACCCCCACACCAAGCCACAGTACC GTCTCCTCGGTGGATGTTGGGTCGGTGCCGGAGCGGAGCGACAGCGCCGTCGCGGCGGCgacgccggcgacgggggaggggagggaggcgcgtCTGATGCGGTACCGCGAGAAGCGCAAGAACCGGCGGTTCGAGAAGACCATCCGGTACGCGTCCCGGAAGGCCTACGCCGAGAGCAGGCCGCGCGTCAAGGGCCGCTTCGCCAAGCGCGCCGACGACGCGGACACCGACGCCGTCGCGGCGGCCACGATCACCACGCCGGGGCCATGCGTGCTCGACTTCGGCAGCTACGGCGTCGTGCCCACCTTCTGA